From the Spiroplasma alleghenense genome, one window contains:
- a CDS encoding LD-carboxypeptidase — MVFGIFSCSSFSCQQCPNRCKKSIAFLQSKGHKVILGSLFNNVNDKYRSGSIIQRAQEFNELLEMKCDIYLSAIGGFCANSITPLINYDLITKDMIFVGCSDATTVLVNIVEKTKAKVIYGPALITHFGEWEEYYAQQSYDALIKAIQNPVNEVKEFEYWTQDYKNWDTFTSEKQKHKNSIIFQGEKTISGNLYPINLSSFSTAFNKSIKKIRKNNTILFIEDSNKDIEMVEKLFSFLVSNKLLKNVSGVIFGKYENFDDKGSKKLPHQVFIEITEANKINIKNLVYYIDCGHTHPTNALIFNKKIFIDFENKKIWQ, encoded by the coding sequence ATGGTTTTTGGGATTTTTAGTTGTAGCTCATTTTCTTGTCAACAATGCCCAAATCGCTGCAAAAAATCAATTGCTTTTTTGCAAAGCAAAGGTCATAAAGTAATATTGGGTAGCTTATTTAATAATGTAAACGATAAATATAGATCAGGTTCAATCATCCAAAGGGCTCAAGAATTTAATGAGTTGCTTGAAATGAAATGTGATATTTATTTGTCAGCAATTGGAGGATTTTGTGCTAATTCAATCACCCCTTTAATTAACTACGATTTAATTACAAAGGACATGATTTTTGTGGGTTGTTCGGATGCAACCACAGTTTTAGTTAATATAGTTGAAAAAACCAAGGCCAAAGTAATTTATGGTCCCGCATTAATTACTCATTTCGGGGAATGAGAGGAATATTATGCACAACAAAGTTATGATGCTTTAATTAAAGCTATCCAAAATCCAGTTAATGAAGTGAAAGAGTTTGAGTACTGAACTCAGGACTATAAAAACTGAGACACATTCACTTCAGAAAAGCAAAAGCATAAAAATTCAATTATCTTTCAAGGAGAAAAAACTATTTCAGGTAATTTGTATCCTATTAATTTAAGTTCTTTTTCAACAGCTTTTAATAAGTCAATTAAGAAGATAAGAAAAAATAATACAATTCTTTTTATAGAGGATAGCAACAAAGATATCGAAATGGTGGAAAAATTATTTAGCTTTTTGGTTTCAAACAAGCTTCTAAAAAACGTATCTGGTGTAATTTTTGGTAAGTACGAAAATTTTGATGATAAAGGTTCAAAAAAACTGCCCCACCAAGTATTTATTGAAATTACTGAAGCAAATAAAATTAATATAAAAAATCTGGTTTACTACATTGATTGTGGCCACACCCATCCAACTAATGCTTTAATTTTTAATAAAAAAATATTTATTGATTTTGAAAATAAAAAGATTTGACAGTAG